One genomic region from Coleofasciculus sp. FACHB-1120 encodes:
- a CDS encoding DUF4365 domain-containing protein, with translation MPKKISHSDIIGQQGINIIEEIVLEMGFLWYPSGGVEAGIDGVIEIRDSETGEVTNCIIQVQSKARQKTQLQAETETSFEYRCDERDIDYWLQGNAPVILIIIKISTKEAFWVSTKDYFRDLKRRQSKKVLFDKVRDRFDVGARLSLMHLAIPRNSGLYLAPRPKQEKLYSNLLRVSRLAEHLYTAYTITEDESKAYSILQKIGRDLGQEWLLKENFVLSFHNLREPPWTEICDPGTIEEHDVEEWSLSSRLERQQEFVWLLNKALREKVKIDLSFDPKKKCYYFKPTADKSARQYDYRSLAKKTHRDVFQRYLKKNSEEVAYYRHSAFQGQFLRIESNWFLEITPTYFFSRDGYTRDKFEQEKLSGIKRLEKNSAVFGQLVMWAEYLSTPAQGELFTPIYQFLEFDRLEEFEIDVGINDSIWLGTEDKETTEILEDNLNDLPLFRLKNEN, from the coding sequence GTGCCTAAGAAGATTAGTCATTCCGATATTATCGGACAACAAGGTATCAACATTATTGAAGAGATCGTCCTTGAAATGGGCTTTCTCTGGTATCCGTCTGGGGGTGTAGAAGCAGGTATCGATGGTGTCATTGAAATCCGCGATTCTGAAACTGGCGAGGTTACAAACTGCATTATTCAGGTTCAAAGCAAAGCTAGGCAAAAGACTCAACTTCAGGCAGAAACTGAAACTAGCTTCGAGTATCGATGCGACGAGAGAGATATTGACTACTGGCTGCAAGGCAATGCTCCGGTCATTTTAATTATTATTAAAATCTCTACCAAAGAAGCTTTCTGGGTTTCTACCAAAGACTATTTCCGCGACCTCAAGCGACGGCAATCCAAAAAGGTTCTTTTTGATAAAGTACGTGACCGCTTTGATGTGGGTGCCAGATTATCCTTAATGCATCTGGCTATCCCTCGAAATTCAGGACTGTATCTGGCACCACGTCCAAAGCAAGAGAAGCTGTACTCCAATTTGTTACGAGTTTCGCGGCTTGCAGAACATCTCTACACGGCTTACACCATTACAGAGGATGAATCTAAGGCATATTCAATACTCCAGAAGATTGGTCGAGATTTAGGACAAGAGTGGTTGTTGAAAGAAAATTTTGTGCTGAGTTTTCATAACCTACGTGAACCACCTTGGACAGAGATTTGCGATCCAGGAACTATCGAGGAACATGACGTAGAAGAATGGTCTTTATCAAGCAGGCTTGAACGGCAGCAGGAATTTGTATGGTTACTGAACAAGGCACTTCGAGAAAAAGTCAAAATTGATTTATCGTTCGACCCAAAGAAAAAGTGTTACTACTTTAAGCCAACTGCTGATAAATCAGCACGTCAATACGATTACCGAAGTCTTGCAAAGAAAACTCATCGAGATGTTTTTCAGCGCTACTTAAAGAAAAACTCTGAGGAAGTTGCTTACTATCGGCACTCCGCTTTTCAAGGGCAATTTCTACGAATCGAGTCTAATTGGTTTCTCGAAATTACACCAACATACTTCTTTAGTAGAGACGGCTATACAAGAGACAAATTTGAACAGGAAAAGCTCTCAGGAATCAAACGTCTTGAGAAAAATTCTGCTGTGTTTGGTCAACTTGTAATGTGGGCTGAGTATTTAAGTACGCCTGCCCAAGGTGAATTATTCACTCCTATTTACCAATTTCTAGAGTTTGATCGGTTAGAAGAGTTTGAAATCGACGTTGGTATCAATGACTCTATTTGGCTAGGGACTGAGGATAAAGAAACTACTGAAATCCTCGAAGATAATCTGAATGATTTACCTTTGTTTCGATTAAAAAATGAAAATTGA
- a CDS encoding phytanoyl-CoA dioxygenase family protein translates to MIQTTDTAKFTTTDLNRFAEELNRDGICVIRGLFDRGLIEEWGDAFNELFQKRQNQPGGLAPREQARFYLTFPWVAPFANVDVFANPVILGILNRVFYQEYKMVQLGADIPVQGSDYQEIHRDFRPLFSDQIVTPLYALAVNFPLVEVTADNGPFQMARGTHILPREEGLVKVAAGEIPMESFYMQPGDVMIRSPLALHRGSPNRTNTPRPMVVMGYVMHWLHTAKVDLTVQRDYYESLPEEIRELLRCQVVEQLPENKVETYVNFKY, encoded by the coding sequence ATGATTCAAACTACAGATACAGCTAAATTTACGACGACTGACCTAAATCGCTTTGCTGAAGAACTCAATCGAGATGGAATTTGTGTAATCCGGGGTCTATTTGACAGAGGATTGATCGAAGAGTGGGGAGATGCTTTTAATGAATTATTCCAAAAGCGCCAAAATCAACCGGGTGGTCTGGCACCTCGCGAACAAGCCCGCTTCTATCTAACCTTCCCTTGGGTTGCTCCCTTTGCCAATGTAGATGTGTTTGCGAATCCAGTAATTTTGGGGATTCTCAATCGCGTATTCTACCAAGAATATAAGATGGTGCAATTGGGGGCTGATATTCCAGTACAGGGTTCGGATTACCAAGAAATTCACCGGGACTTTCGCCCACTTTTCTCAGATCAGATAGTAACGCCACTCTACGCGCTAGCGGTTAACTTTCCGCTGGTAGAAGTAACGGCGGACAATGGGCCGTTTCAAATGGCGCGGGGAACTCATATCTTGCCTCGTGAGGAAGGGTTAGTGAAGGTCGCTGCTGGGGAAATTCCGATGGAGTCTTTTTATATGCAGCCGGGTGATGTGATGATTCGCTCGCCGTTGGCGCTACATCGAGGCTCACCGAACCGGACAAACACTCCCAGACCGATGGTTGTGATGGGCTATGTGATGCATTGGCTGCATACCGCGAAAGTGGACTTGACTGTGCAACGAGACTATTATGAAAGTCTGCCAGAGGAAATAAGGGAATTGCTGCGGTGCCAGGTGGTGGAGCAGTTGCCAGAGAACAAAGTTGAAACCTACGTGAATTTCAAGTATTAG
- a CDS encoding glycoside hydrolase family 43 protein, with the protein MSQFEPTPEEFSSKRTYTNPVYNGYFADPFVWEHEGVYYAIGTGAAEAEGEVDEIGKQRVFPLLRSEDFANWEFAGNALLRPDAALGDNYWAPEVAYCDRKFYLYYSVGHEDKRHQLRVATSDRPLGPYQDIGEPLIDPESCPFAIDPHAFRDDDGQWYLFYARDFLDTEGGVRAGTALMVDRLIGMTKLAGEGKVVLRARSDWQRFLANRLMYGDRYDWHTLEGPSVRKHGDRYYCFYSGGRWETENYGVDYGVADSVMGPYSDAGNEAGPRVLKTVVDRVLGPGHNSIVVGPDGKTDYIAYHAWDTGRSARRMCLDKLIWTADGPRCEGPTWTSQTI; encoded by the coding sequence ATGTCTCAATTTGAGCCGACGCCTGAAGAATTCTCTAGCAAGCGCACCTACACTAATCCGGTGTACAACGGCTATTTTGCCGATCCGTTTGTTTGGGAACACGAGGGAGTATATTACGCAATCGGCACGGGTGCAGCAGAAGCAGAGGGAGAGGTGGACGAAATCGGCAAACAGCGCGTCTTTCCCCTCTTGCGCTCTGAGGACTTTGCAAACTGGGAGTTTGCGGGTAATGCACTGCTGCGCCCAGATGCTGCTCTGGGAGATAACTATTGGGCACCCGAAGTTGCTTATTGCGATCGCAAGTTCTATCTCTACTACTCCGTAGGACACGAAGACAAGCGGCATCAGTTACGGGTTGCAACGAGCGATCGCCCGTTGGGGCCTTATCAAGACATCGGTGAACCCCTCATAGACCCTGAATCGTGTCCTTTCGCCATCGATCCTCATGCCTTTCGGGATGACGATGGGCAATGGTATCTGTTCTACGCCCGCGATTTCTTGGATACAGAAGGTGGGGTAAGGGCTGGAACAGCGCTGATGGTAGACCGATTGATAGGGATGACAAAACTGGCTGGCGAGGGGAAAGTTGTTTTACGTGCCCGCTCTGACTGGCAGCGGTTTTTGGCAAACCGTTTGATGTATGGCGATCGCTATGATTGGCATACCTTAGAAGGTCCCAGTGTCCGCAAACATGGCGATCGCTACTACTGCTTTTACAGCGGTGGGCGCTGGGAAACGGAAAACTACGGCGTTGATTATGGCGTTGCAGATAGCGTCATGGGTCCCTACTCGGATGCAGGGAATGAAGCCGGACCCCGCGTCTTGAAAACTGTTGTCGATCGGGTTCTCGGTCCTGGTCATAACTCAATCGTTGTCGGGCCGGATGGTAAAACTGATTACATCGCTTACCATGCTTGGGATACGGGCAGGTCGGCGCGGCGGATGTGCTTAGATAAATTGATTTGGACGGCAGATGGCCCACGTTGCGAGGGTCCTACCTGGACATCGCAAACTATATAA